A genomic window from Cydia strobilella chromosome 26, ilCydStro3.1, whole genome shotgun sequence includes:
- the LOC134753248 gene encoding titin-like isoform X2: MEVEVRLSRTGEEPWGFRLIGGTDFNMPLTVVKVLPDSPADLAGIRNGDTVASIQGEKAATMTHDGAKAAVAAAADVLSLGVMCGLYDLTLDDYDPIDDPLDQDDFDQPSHPTEVFQIQQFGDTPLDSKDPSRSRTGSRGNLDRRSLSEGRCDPYEQRSLTESPYFLNTKPYRPFSTEPSPIPPLEKPIILNPNYHDEFGTNDDGLEPPVDPKVDEFAGILSEKSRYKLPISKQYDPDGTKLKKTKEITTVTKTVEEKIVTEEIVTKEVKITSVEEILVKEQKEEAKFMEKMKKDIDMDKIEMTATSIVDESIEKALTVADEIKKEIDLELSAITSESKNSSSDMETAVITTDRKESSKEVSEMSETVKKTNHVVVKKSDISVAKEVAKFEKDDKQIIVDERQEFRKQELEETIESGSVRRKSEMYDKDAKITDVKFEKKCIDQTIESGSVRRKSDMFDRDDKMADMKVEKTSVDETIESGSVRRKSEMFDNDVKKTDSKVEKKFTDENIESGSVRRKSEMYDKNVEMKSVDDTKIGRKQSKIISDQKDIKAVQSAQQKQTSEIKQEKISTATERVHKSDESKTKEAKYSTAKLLAEQRAYTIGLQTIPHIRGTVQSNYHYDLLLKTFFIHLTDVMVALSRFILAEPVLSKPLETNSEVKKEVTEVTRVEKGVVSDTTAVKDSIIDRKKTERMETKDLQITEKQEKIEKVADIIKQDHAREVKQHEYTDYVEKIQQESEKREKNILSGAEMAQLSDKKSGELITKMDGVITEFQSKAGLEEEITMQRERRSRSRSKADEEMVEDVLSRFDKTSQDITEVRTTSSVLESREMKTETKHESMDIKRETKHEASRVSSKDGKNTYISICEAHVYTNENSILDETAEISENNSVESIKKSNIALETNEAMVTERVAIESQAQIKQEAESVVESHKISSAKTEEVIVQEKKDIIQETDVQKSFIEIESNKDAVIETVETIQPIVELHEDIVEKAVSVGIKNKMDIQEIETTEYTDELNVVKEESIEITESHDIKEVQVLEDISVKAKKESLKIEEIKEEIEDIKVSKEEIVSVKEEAIAVRDVKESVSITKEDIKEIQEVVSVKEEVAEVAQDVKNEDIKVTGEIAVIQGTTVISEKSLEVKDEYAQLKFTKEEITELDENVEIDQEIEVCIKKSVHIAESENQYQSFISESSIQNAEYIQESSFTARSTEDSSFTSSVVQESTFIARSTEDAKKQLTLDLDSKIKKSDSQSSVKSTISTPTPSTVPPTPLTDEYVFRLQMPLPKLTGPPVPRSPSPQDEDPHIVKKNLVPHIDTEIIEEVVYETPLPTPPEDKFSPPKFTKPGLKGGNMKYTFLKEEIKEIERKSSLLASAIDQTIKSIEEYKEEVGLETNVDNPLVYNGYAKVIDTKVYKDKLDKVNIEKQIVKNTENINKIVEDRANAAEHLVNRVQLNGMPVNVTVTVENNVANTVTEASENKMGESIENVCVEGYRPVPFNPEDAPHLERVEIRIPEPIPTVDPGKAFVAENGEIMGTHQGIVDGLEEAVVDEEIAKDLGKPGMTEEKIAAIISGESEMLREAHVMGLTRVLKSHMHRDNDDSSVDFKKIKPIVESLKDSEVLKALNEEFVKTQEDKKKEERKWTKFLQKPARPVPKAKFGYHGWTANDDEVKESPYKVKIVKQPKPKVAPDYKPQDFNTGPLPWEERAVNEPPPPPVEAEPPILIPEEKPVFLEAIDNLPETAVPDLEETGIELPPEKPIEEPAPEAEPEAPKETEGEEVEEIKTEEPVVEATSNSESEMENRIAEQLMKNVEGMVDPNAPLGQQLAQMRAQLAALAQLPGVIQQTLELVTRQLCQITQQEAQSHHKLTQEQMAIESSEMIEDSNETSETIIEDVTEDKDETQIEEVVENGIKEDVKEMKTVVEVKQTKMEETKQTKMEEVKKVQMIRSVEEMEKMKREEQEILDEQRRIEKQKKELTNELLDQEYEEMLQETPHEIALRFINELLGSILLDKEPKHMKQRPSLTSALDGLKTDGKEKVMAQPQRDQESSQKQKPSLTSSNGPKKEDGKELMADLQLDQEARQLKQRPTPRVGKPKPVFGPLTPSERPVVLPGGRKWRKPKDAYNDAFIAETLTAQAELIQGKALGVNFMKYEKPPITTDHLKNSEVYKMIHGMEQEPVKRVELLTPVISEADYRELPSKLEYLKDSEVYKMIHDEEKEPLRGVKMLQYVIAETRYQEKCRSVTPSADMTR; encoded by the exons GTTCTACCCGACTCACCGGCGGATCTCGCCGGCATTCGCAACGGAGACACCGTCGCCAGCATACAGGGGGAAAAAGCGGCCACCATGACACATGACGGGGCTAAAGCGGCTGTGGCGGCGGCAGCGGACGTCCTGAGCCTTGGAGTGATGTG CGGTCTTTACGACCTGACGCTCGACGACTACGACCCGATCGACGACCCGCTAGACCAGGACGATTTCGACCAGCCCTCTCATCCGACTGAGGTATTCCAAATACAGCAATTCGGCGACACCCCCCTTGACTCCAAAGACCCTAGCAGGTCCCGCACTGGATCCCGGGGTAACCTCGACCGGAGGTCTTTAAGCGAAGGTCGCTGTGATCCCTACGAACAGAGGTCCTTAACTGAATCTCCTTACTTCCTCAACACCAAACCATATAGACCTTTCTCCACTGAACCTTCCCCCATCCCTCCTTTAGAGAaacctattatacttaatcCTAATTATCATGATGAATTTGGCACAAATGATGATGGCCTTGAGCCGCCTGTTGATCCCAAAGTTGATGAATTCGCGGGGATCCTTAGTGAAAAAAGTAGATATAAACTTCCAATTTCGAAACAGTATGATCCTGATGGAACTAAGCTTAAGAAAACGAAAGAAATAACGACAGTCACTAAGACCGTAGAAGAGAAGATAGTAACAGAAGAGATAGTCACTAAGGAAGTGAAAATTACTTCGGTAGAAGAAATATTGGTTAAAGAGCAAAAAGAAGAGGCCAAGTTTATGGAAAAAATGAAGAAGGATATTGATATGGATAAGATAGAAATGACTGCTACAAGCATTGTTGATGAGAGCATTGAGAAAGCTTTGACTGTAGCtgatgaaattaaaaaagaaattgaTCTTGAACTGAGTGCTATAACCTCAGAATCTAAAAATAGCTCATCTGACATGGAAACGGCGGTCATAACAACCGATAGAAAAGAATCTAGCAAAGAGGTTAGTGAAATGAGTGAAACtgttaagaaaactaatcaTGTTGTTGTTAAAAAGAGTGATATTAGTGTCGCTAAAGAGGTTGCGAAATTTGAAAAAGATGACAAACAAATTATTGTTGACGAACGTCAAGAATTTAGAAAACAGGAGTTAGAAGAAACTATTGAGAGTGGTAGTGTGAGGAGGAAGTCTGAAATGTATGATAAAGATGCTAAAATTACCGATGTTAAATTTGAAAAGAAATGTATAGATCAAACTATAGAAAGTGGTAGCGTGAGAAGGAAATCAGATATGTTTGATAGAGATGATAAAATGGCAGATATGAAAGTTGAAAAAACATCTGTAGATGAAACTATAGAAAGTGGAAGTGTGAGAAGAAAGTCAGAAATGTTTGATAACGATGTGAAAAAGACCGATAGTAAAGTAGAAAAGAAATTTACAGATGAGAATATAGAAAGTGGTAGTGTACGGAGGAAATCTGAAATGTATGATAAAAACGTTGAAATGAAATCAGTGGACGATACAAAAATCGGGAGAAAGCAATCTAAAATAATATCTGACCAAAAAGACATTAAAGCAGTGCAATCGGCTCAACAAAAGCAAACATCTGAAattaaacaagaaaaaataTCTACAGCTACTGAGAGAGTACATAAATCAGACGAAAGTAAAACTAAAGAGGCTAAATATAGTACAGCTAAACTACTAGCAGAACAGAGAGCTTATACTATTGGATTACAAACTATTCCTCATATAAGAGGTACAGTGCAATCAAATTATCATTATGATTTATTGCTAAAAacctttttcatacatttgacTGATGTCATGGTTGCTCTGTCCAGGTTTATTTTAGCTGAACCTGTACTTTCTAAGCCTTTAGAAACAAATTCAGAAGTTAAAAAAGAAGTAACTGAAGTTACTCGAGTTGAAAAGGGCGTAGTTTCTGATACAACAGCtgtgaaagattctataatagatCGTAAAAAAACGGAAAGGATGGAAACCAAAGATTTgcaaattacagaaaaacaAGAGAAAATTGAAAAAGTGGCTGACATAATTAAACAAGATCACGCGAGGGAAGTAAAGCAGCATGAATATACGGATTATGTTGAAAAGATTCAACAAGAAAGTGAAAAAagggaaaaaaacattttgtcagGTGCTGAAATGGCACAGTTAAGTGATAAAAAGTCGGGGGAATTGATAACTAAAATGGATGGAGTTATAACTGAATTCCAGAGTAAAGCTGGTTTAGAGGAAGAGATCACAATGCAACGAGAAAGAAGGTCAAGAAGTAGAAGCAAAGCAGACGAAGAAATGGTGGAAGATGTGCTTTCTAGATTTGATAAAACATCCCAAGACATTACTGAGGTAAGAACTACTAGCAGTGTTCTAGAGTCAAGGGAGATGAAAACAGAAACAAAACATGAAAGTATGGACATTAAAAGAGAAACCAAACACGAAGCTAGTAGAGTAAGTAGTAAGGATGGTAAAAACACATACATATCTATATGTGAAGCTCATGTTTACACTAATGAAAATTCAATTCTTGATGAAACTGCAGAAATATCTGAAAATAACTCAGtggaaagtataaaaaaatcaaatatagcATTAGAAACTAACGAAGCAATGGTTACAGAGCGCGTTGCTATAGAATCGCAAGCTCAAATTAAACAAGAAGCAGAATCTGTTGTCGAATCACATAAAATTTCCAGCGCCAAAACTGAGGAAGTTATTGTCCAAGAAAAAAAAGACATCATTCAAGAAACTGATGTCCAGAAATCTTTCATAGAGATTGAGAGCAATAAAGACGCTGTCATTGAAACAGTAGAAACAATACAGCCAATCGTGGAGTTACATGAGGATATTGTCGAAAAGGCTGTTAGTGtcggaataaaaaataaaatggatatACAGGAAATTGAGACTACTGAATATACTGATGAATTAAACGTTGTCAAAGAAGAATCAATAGAAATCACGGAGTCGCACGATATTAAAGAAGTACAGGTCTTGGAGGATATTTCTGTTAAAGCTAAGAAAGaatctttaaaaattgaggaaatCAAAGAGGAAATCGAAGACATCAAAGTATCAAAAGAAGAAATTGTTTCAGTGAAAGAAGAAGCTATTGCAGTTCGGGATGTAAAAGAAAGTGTATCTATAACAAAAGAAGATATCAAAGAAATACAAGAAGTTGTTTCAGTAAAGGAAGAGGTGGCCGAGGTAGCCCAGGATGTGAAAAATGAGGATATCAAAGTTACTGGAGAAATAGCTGTCATTCAAGGAACTACTGTAATCAGTGAAAAGAGCCTTGAAGTAAAAGACGAATACGCTCAGTTAAAATTTACGAAAGAAGAAATAACTGAATTAGACGAAAACGTTGAAATTGACCAAGAAATTGAAGTTTGTATTAAAAAGTCTGTTCATATTGCTGAATCAGAGAACCAATACCAATCATTCATTTCAGAAAGTTCTATACAGAACGCAGAATACATACAAGAATCTTCATTTACTGCGAGATCTACCGAAGACTCGTCTTTCACTTCCAGCGTTGTCCAAGAATCTACCTTCATTGCCAGATCTACTGAAGATGCTAAAAAACAGCTTACTTTAGATCTGGATTCAAAGATTAAGAAATCTGACTCACAATCTTCAGTGAAGAGCACTATTAGTACGCCTACTCCATCTACTGTCCCTCCCACTCCACTCACAGATGAGTACGTCTTCCGACTCCAAATGCCTCTCCCCAAGCTAACTGGTCCTCCTGTCCCAAGATCTCCAAGTCCTCAAGACGAGGATCCTCATATTGTAAAAAAGAATTTGGTCCCTCATATAGATACTGAAATTATTGAGGAAGTAGTGTATGAAACTCCACTTCCAACCCCGCCTGAGGATAAATTTTCACCGCCAAAGTTTACTAAACCAGGGTTGAAAGGGGGTAATATGaaatacacatttttaaag GAGGAGATAAAAGAAATCGAAAGAAAGTCATCACTACTAGCATCTGCCATCGACCAAACTATCAAATCAATTGAAGAGTACAAAGAAGAAGTAGGATTAGAAACCAACGTTGATAACCCTCTTGTTTACAACGGTTACGCCAAAGTTATAGACACTAAAGTGTACAAAGATAAACTTGACAAAGTAAATATCGAAAAACAAATTGTCAAGAACACagaaaacataaacaaaattgtAGAAGACAGAGCAAATGCTGCTGAACATTTAGTAAATAGGGTTCAGCTTAATGGGATGCCAGTAAATGTAACTGTGACCGTTGAAAATAACGTGGCAAATACAGTGACTGAAGCTAGTGAAAATAAAATGGGAGAATCAATAGAAAACGTTTGCGTAGAGGGATATAGACCCGTGCCTTTCAACCCCGAAGATGCACCTCATTTGGAGAGGGTGGAAATTAGAATACCG GAGCCGATTCCAACGGTAGACCCTGGCAAGGCATTTGTAGCAGAGAATGGCGAGATCATGGGTACACATCAGGGTATTGTAGACGGTTTGGAAGAAGCAGTAGTGGATGAAGAAATAGCCA AAGATCTAGGCAAACCTGGTATGACAGAGGAGAAGATCGCAGCGATAATATCTGGAGAATCAGAGATGCTTCGGGAGGCGCACGTAATGGG GCTGACACGAGTCTTAAAATCGCATATGCATCGAGACAATGATGATTCCAGCGTTGATTTCAAGAAGATAAAACCTATAGTGGAATCCCTAAAGGATTCTGAAGTCCTCAAAGCTTTGAACGAGGAATTTGTTAAGACTCAGGAAGACAAGAAGAAGGAAGAAAGAAAGTGGACCAAATTCTTGCAGAAGCCGGCGCGGCCGGTGCCTAAAGCGAAGTTTGGATACCACGGATGGACGGCTAATGATGACGAAGTTAAAGAG TCGCCTTACAAAGTGAAAATAGTAAAACAGCCTAAACCCAAAGTAGCGCCCGATTACAAGCCGCAG GACTTCAACACGGGCCCGCTGCCGTGGGAAGAGCGAGCGGTCAACGAGCCACCCCCACCCCCAGTGGAGGCTGAACCCCCCATCTTGATACCTGAGGAGAAGCCGGTGTTTCTGGAGGCTATTGATAATCTACCGGAGACCGCTGTTCCGGATTTGGAGGAGACAG GTATCGAATTACCCCCTGAAAAGCCAATAGAGGAACCGGCACCAGAAGCAGAGCCGGAAGCTCCAAAAGAGACAGAAGGTGAAGAAGTAGAAGAGATTAAGACCGAAGAGCCGGTTGTAGAGGCGACCAGCAACAGCGAGAGCGAGATGGAGAACAGGATAGCGGAACAGCTGATGAAGAATGTAGAGGGGATGGTTG ATCCCAACGCACCACTGGGACAGCAGCTGGCGCAGATGCGCGCGCAGCTGGCGGCGCTGGCGCAGCTGCCCGGCGTCATCCAGCAGACGCTGGAGCTGGTGACCCGCCAGCTTTGCCAGATTACGCAGCAG GAAGCTCAGTCTCACCACAAATTGACACAAGAACAGATGGCGATCGAATCTTCAGAGATGATTGAAG ATTCCAATGAGACCTCTGAAACTATAATCGAAGACGTAACTGAAGATAAAGACGAGACTCAGATTGAAGAAGTCGTTGAAAATGGAATTAAGGAAGACGTGAAAGAAATGAAGACAGTGGTAGAGGTCAAGCAAACGAAAATGGAAGAGACCAAACAAACGAAGATGGAAGAGGTAAAAAAGGTGCAGATGATCAGGAGCGTCGAGGAAATGGAGAAGATGAAAAGGGAAGAGCAGGAAATCTTGGACGAGCAGAGAAGAATCGAGAAGCAGAAGAAG GAATTAACGAACGAACTACTTGACCAAGAATACGAAGAGATGCTTCAGGAGACGCCCCACGAGATAGCTCTTAGGTTTATTAAT GAACTCTTGGGGAGTATTCTGCTGGATAAAGAGCCCAAACACATGAAACAGAGACCATCGCTGACTTCAGCCTTAGACGGACTTAAAACTGACGGCAAAGAG AAAGTAATGGCGCAACCTCAGCGTGACCAAGAGTCCAGTCAGAAGCAAAAGCCATCGCTAACATCTTCGAACGGACCTAAGAAGGAAGACGGAAAG GAACTAATGGCGGACCTCCAGCTAGACCAAGAGGCAAGACAGCTAAAGCAACGGCCTACGCCGCGCGTCGGCAAGCCCAAGCCCGTCTTTGGGCCTCTCACGCCGTCTGAGAGGCCGGTGGTGTTGCCTGGAGGCCGAAAGTGGAGGAAACCTAAAGACGCGTACAATGATGCGTTCATCGCCGAAACATTGACCGCTCAGGCTGAGCTGATACAAGGAAAAGCGCTGGG GGTGAACTTCATGAAGTACGAAAAGCCGCCGATCACAACGGATCATCTGAAGAACTCCGAGGTGTACAAGATGATCCATGGCATGGAACAGGAGCCAGTAAAGCGGGTGGAGTTACTGACACCCGTGATCTCTGAAGCTGACTACAGAGAG